In one window of Lynx canadensis isolate LIC74 chromosome B3, mLynCan4.pri.v2, whole genome shotgun sequence DNA:
- the LOC115516328 gene encoding LOW QUALITY PROTEIN: 60S ribosomal protein L28-like (The sequence of the model RefSeq protein was modified relative to this genomic sequence to represent the inferred CDS: deleted 1 base in 1 codon), translated as MSAHLQWMVMQNRSSFLIKGNKQMYNPLPNNLKARNSFFYDGMINHKTVGVEPAAANCKGVVVVIRQRSGQRKPATSYMQTNKNAQATLSSIRHKKNKNIAAIHRTSAILRSQNPVMVKRRHASTTKSS; from the exons ATGTCGGCCCACCTGCAATGGATGGTCATGCAGAACCGCTCCAGCTTCCTGATCAAGGGCAACAAGCAGATGTACAACCCTTTGCCCAATAACCTGAAGGCACGCAACTCGTTCTTCTACGATGGGATGATTAACCACAAGACTGTGGGCGTGGAGCCCGCAGCC GCCAACTGCAAAGGGGTGGTTGTGGTCATTAGGCAGAGATCTGGCCAGCGAAAACCTGCCACCTCCTACATGCAGACCAACAAGAATGCCCAGGCCACTCTCAGCAGCATCCGTCACAAGAAGAACAAGAACATTGCTGCTATTCACAGAACCAGCGCCATCCTGCGCAGCCAGAACCCTGTGATGGTGAAAAGGAGGCACGCCAGCACCACCAAAAGTTCCTGA